DNA from Luteolibacter yonseiensis:
GCCCTCCCCGACGAAGGTGATGAGCACGAGAAGCCCGACGAGTGCGGAGAAGGTGGCGGTGACGAGCCATGGCGCGGAGAGGTTCGACAGGCCGTCGTTCAAAAGCCGTCCCCATGTCGCATACTCCGGAGGCAGTCCGAAGCCGAGGTAGTCGAGCGCGGTCAGGGAGAAGATCAGCGCGGACATGGAAAACGGCAGAAGCGTCACGATGATCGCCAGCGTGTTCGGCAGCAGGTGGGTGAAGATGATGCGCGGAGCGCGCGCGCCCAGCACCCGGGCTGCGGAAATGTAGTCGCGACCCTTGTCCCGGTAGGCCGCGGTCCGCATGAGCATGGCGATGCTGATCCAGCCGAAGATCATCAGGATGCCGAGGATCACGGGCAGGCCCTTGAAACGCTCCGGAACCATGCTGGAGAGGATGATCACGACGAAAAGAAACGGCACGTTCACGAAAATCTCGACCACCCGGTTCGAGAGGATGTCGAACCAGCCGCCGAGATACCCCATGAGCATCCCGATCGTGATCCCTATCAGATAGATGATGGGCAGGTAGATGAGCGCCGCCTTGAGGTTCACCTGCAGGCCTCCGTAGAGGTAGGCAAGCACGTCATAACCTTGGGAGGTGGTGCCCAGCAGGTTGCCCGTTTCGAGCATGGGAGGGGCGGGGTGATACTTCATCGCGCGCAGGTCGCTGGCCTCGCGGTAGAGGAAGTCCTCCTTGCTGCCGGGACCGTTGTATTTCTCGCTGATCAGGACGCCGTCACGATAGTCGGCGCTGTAGATGGGCGCGCCCTTTTCATCCCAACCGTCCGCCGGACCGTTGTAGAGGCCGCGGCGCATCGTGTAGCGGATGTGGACGCGGGCCTGTTCCACATTGTAAAAATTCGCCACCAGTCCGAAGTATGGCTGGTCGCTCCCGGCCTGGTGGTATTTGCCATCCTTGAGAACCATGCTTCTCGAGCGCGGTGGCAGGGTGTCGCCGGTCGGGTCATACGCCACGAGGGGCATGATGACCCGTCCCTTGCCCGTGGTTTTGAAAACCCGTTTTAATTCACGGTAGTCGGCGGCGGCCTCCTCGCGCTCGCCCATCATGCCGAAATCCTTGTTCTTCAGGTCGGTGGGAAGGAACGCCGGGAACCGCCACCTGCCATCCTGTTCCACCGCGAGAGCGCGCTTGCCGACGACCACCTGGTCCAGCCCGGCGATGCCCGCGAGGCACAGCAGGATCAGCAGCGAGTAATACCCGCGCTTGATCGCCTTGAACCGCTGGATTTTCCGCAATGTCACGGGATTCGGCGGGCCGGATGTCCACGAGCGGACAACCATGGTCAGGCCGGCCAGACAGAGGATGCCCGAGGCCAGCCAGCCGAACCACGGGAACACCACCGCTCCTTCGCTGCTGTTCAGCCAGGGAATCTGGCGGCTTGTTTCAAAGAACCAGCGGGCCGTCGGGAAGGCGATGCCGCAGGTTTCCCCGATGATGGCGAGCACTCCGATGAGTGAGAGTAGGAATCCGGTGGTTCGCATCGTGTCAGTCGAATTTGACCCGCGGATCGACAAGCGCGACCGCGAAGTCTGAAATGATATTGCCCACCAGCATCAGCAGCGCCGCGATCGTGAGGGTTCCCATGATGACGGGCACGTCGAACTCGACCACCGACCGGTATTGGAGCAGCCCGAAGCCCTGGATGTCGAAGACGGTCTCGATGAGCATCGAGCCGCTCACGAAGATGGTGATCAGGTCCCCGAGATTGGTGGCCACCGGAATCATGGAATTCCGGAACGCATGGCCGAAGACCGCCTTGCGGAAACTCGCGCCCTTCGCGACGGCCGTCCGCACGTAGTCGGCGGCGAGGTTGTCCATCAGGCTGTTCTTGGTGAGCATCGTCAGCATGGCGAAACTGCCGATGACATAGCAGACGAGCGGCAGTACCGTGTGATGGGCGATGTCCTTGAACTGGTCCCACCGGGCCATCTGGTCGAAGCCGGCGCTCGTCAGCCCGAAAAGCGGGAACCAGTTCGCGCGGGCTCCCAGATGCACCAGCAGGATGGCCCCCAGCGCGAATCCCGGGATGGAATAGCCGAGGAAAATCAGCACCGAACTGGCAGAATCGACGAATGTGCGGTGCTTCAGGGCCTTCAATACGCCGAGCGGCAGGCTCACCGCATAGCTGATGAATGCCGTGAGCAGGCCGAAATAGACGGCGACGGGCATACGCGAGCCGATCATCTCGACGACCGGGTCCTGATAAATCGTCGACCGCCCCAGGTCTCCTTGGAAAAGGCCGGCGAACCTCGTGCGGTAGACGACAACCCGCGGACGGTAGGAAGGTTTTTTATCGATGCCCGGATTCCGCCGGGCGAATCGCTCCTGGCGATCCGCCTCGGATTCGTAGCGGACGTTCCAATTTTCCTCGGAAATCGGCCTGCCGGTATCGGCAAAAACAGCGGAGACGATCTTCTCGCCGGACCGGGTGACGTGGGCCATCCGGCCATCGCCCCGGAGCACGACGGGCGCCACCGTTTCCGCATCCGGAGCGCCACCGATCATCTCGTCCGTCCGCGTGCCGTATTCGGCCTTGGAAATATTCGTCTCGCGGGGCACCACCCCGAGCCACTGGCCATAGGCGGCGAGCGTCGGCTTATCGAGGCCGAACTGTTCTTCCAGTTCCTCCATCTGTTCCTCGCTCATCCCGC
Protein-coding regions in this window:
- a CDS encoding ABC transporter permease subunit, producing the protein MRTTGFLLSLIGVLAIIGETCGIAFPTARWFFETSRQIPWLNSSEGAVVFPWFGWLASGILCLAGLTMVVRSWTSGPPNPVTLRKIQRFKAIKRGYYSLLILLCLAGIAGLDQVVVGKRALAVEQDGRWRFPAFLPTDLKNKDFGMMGEREEAAADYRELKRVFKTTGKGRVIMPLVAYDPTGDTLPPRSRSMVLKDGKYHQAGSDQPYFGLVANFYNVEQARVHIRYTMRRGLYNGPADGWDEKGAPIYSADYRDGVLISEKYNGPGSKEDFLYREASDLRAMKYHPAPPMLETGNLLGTTSQGYDVLAYLYGGLQVNLKAALIYLPIIYLIGITIGMLMGYLGGWFDILSNRVVEIFVNVPFLFVVIILSSMVPERFKGLPVILGILMIFGWISIAMLMRTAAYRDKGRDYISAARVLGARAPRIIFTHLLPNTLAIIVTLLPFSMSALIFSLTALDYLGFGLPPEYATWGRLLNDGLSNLSAPWLVTATFSALVGLLVLITFVGEGIREAFDPKKFTYYR
- a CDS encoding ABC transporter permease subunit encodes the protein MKSYFLRRLLLIPPTLLGITLLVFTITRFVPGGSMDRMLQQAAESQKGSKGGSASSQGGMSEEQMEELEEQFGLDKPTLAAYGQWLGVVPRETNISKAEYGTRTDEMIGGAPDAETVAPVVLRGDGRMAHVTRSGEKIVSAVFADTGRPISEENWNVRYESEADRQERFARRNPGIDKKPSYRPRVVVYRTRFAGLFQGDLGRSTIYQDPVVEMIGSRMPVAVYFGLLTAFISYAVSLPLGVLKALKHRTFVDSASSVLIFLGYSIPGFALGAILLVHLGARANWFPLFGLTSAGFDQMARWDQFKDIAHHTVLPLVCYVIGSFAMLTMLTKNSLMDNLAADYVRTAVAKGASFRKAVFGHAFRNSMIPVATNLGDLITIFVSGSMLIETVFDIQGFGLLQYRSVVEFDVPVIMGTLTIAALLMLVGNIISDFAVALVDPRVKFD